Proteins from a single region of Oryza brachyantha chromosome 6, ObraRS2, whole genome shotgun sequence:
- the LOC107304490 gene encoding uncharacterized protein LOC107304490, which yields MDKRWMDFPRHTSEYIQGVKKFIEYAFTHSAKANTILCPCRKCVNSCWKEADDIYVHLICDGFLEGYKKWIFHGEPTSSFAQYAQQTGANEFVVEDNSEEDNEMFELLNDVAHGLDTGDLGENNDSFVDPSEGENDLHESFCDASKELYPGSKNFSKLCFVVKLLNIEFLGGWSDKSFDMLLELLREAFPEGSTIPKNFNEAKKMIRCFGLGYVNIHACENDCILFRKQYENANICPKCNTSRWKTVKKSPDGKRLYKVPRKVLHYFPLKKRFQKLFMSPKSATDARWHDEARTRDGLLRHPADSPAWKHFDCKHPKFSEDSRNIRLALATDGFNPFRSMNCSYSIWPVILIPLNFPPWICMKQPNFILSLLIPGPYSPGKDMDVYFEPLVDDLLEMFEGGVITYDASRSENFQLRAAIIYTITDFPSLGYAAGCVTSGKLACPQCNSQTCSIRLKNGGKTCYMAHRRFLDANHKFRFDEASFDGNVELRSAPKPLTGEEILDQTKDLPINFGKDPNKKRPRTTDKGKGTKKEIIWKRKSIWFRLPYWKDLLVPHNFDAMHIEKNVCDNIINTLLGIDGKSKDNLNARLDLKLLNIRKDLHPIKVGDSFFLPPAPFTLSSEEKKLFCQVLKGVRFPDGHASDLRHHVHVNEKKIIGLKSHDNHILLQYLLPLAVRKVLPENVSATLIRVSNFFKKIYSPVIRISDMEKLDAEIAKTLSLLETMFLPSFFDIMVHLMVHLPTQARLAGPVHYRNMYPVERFLMRLKGYVRTKSHPEGSIAESYVFDESLTFCSRYLEGCETRFSRKEEMVQLSLVLLPIPCHSFARTWVENYLASLL from the exons ATGGATAAAAGATGGATGGACTTTCcgag gCACACATCTGAATATATACAGGGGGTCAAAAAGTTTATAGAATATGCTTTTACCCATTCTGCAAAAGCAAATACCATATTATGTCCATGTAGGAAGTGTGTGAACAGTTGTTGGAAGGAAGCTGATGATATCTATGTCCATTTAATATGTGATGGGTTTTTAGAAGGGTATAAGAAATGGATATTTCATGGAGAACCGACATCTTCTTTTGCACAGTATGCACAACAAACTGGGGCTAATGAATTTGTGGTGGAAGATAATTCAGAGGAAGATAATGAGATGTTTGAACTGCTTAATGATGTAGCACATGGATTAGATACAGGGGATTTAGGTGAAAATAATGATAGTTTTGTGGATCCAAGTGAAGGGGAaaatgatttgcatgaatCATTCTGTGATGCAAGTAAAGAGCTTTATCCAGGGAGCAAAAACTTTTCAAAGCTATGTTTTGTAGTAAAATTACTCAACATCGAATTTCTTGGTGGTTGGAgtgacaaaagttttgacaTGCTACTAGAGTTGCTTAGAGAGGCTTTTCCTGAGGGGTCAACAATTCCTAAGAATTTTAACGAAGCTAAGAAAATGATCAGATGTTTTGGGCTTGGATATGTTAACATTCATGCGTGTGAAAACGATTGCATATTATTTCGAAAGCAGTATGAGAATGCAAATATATGTCCCAAATGTAACACTTCTCGTTGGAAAACAGTTAAGAAAAGTCCTGATGGGAAGCGGTTGTATAAGGTTCCTAGAAAGGTTCTCCATTATTTTCCACTAAAGAAGAggtttcaaaaattatttatgtctCCTAAGTCAGCAACTGATGCACGGTGGCACGACGAGGCACGCACTAGGGATGGATTATTAAGGCATCCAGCTGATTCTCCAGCTTGGAAGCATTTCGACTGCAAACATCCAAAATTTTCTGAAGATAGCCGCAATATCAGGCTAGCTTTAGCTACCGATGGCTTTAATCCATTTAGATCGATGAACTGCAGTTATAGCATTTGGCCTGTTATCTTAATTCCATTGAATTTCCCCCCTTGGATCTGCATGAAGCAACCAAATTTCATACTTTCTCTATTAATTCCTGGCCCTTATTCACCTGGGAAGGATATGGATGTCTATTTTGAACCACTAGTAGATGATCTACTAGAAATGTTTGAGGGAGGTGTTATAACTTATGATGCTTCAAGGAGTGAGAACTTTCAATTGCGTGCTGccataatatatactattactGATTTTCCTAGCTTGGGCTATGCTGCTGGATGTGTAACTTCAGGCAAGCTAGCATGCCCTCAATGTAACTCACAAACTTGTTCTATTCGTTTAAAGAATGGTGGCAAAACTTGTTACATGGCCCACCGAAGGTTCTTAGATGCAAATCACAAATTTAGGTTTGATGAGGCATCATTTGATGGAAATGTAGAGTTAAGGTCAGCACCAAAACCACTAACTGGAGAAGAGATTTTGGATCAGACAAAGGATCTACCTATAAATTTTGGAAAGGATCCCAATAAAAAAAGGCCAAGAACAACAGATAAGGGCAAGGgtacaaaaaaagaaataatatggaaaagaaaatcaatttGGTTCCGGTTACCATATTGGAAAGACTTGTTAGTCCCACATAACTTTGATGCCATGCACATTGAGAAGAATGTGTGTGACAACATCATTAACACACTGTTGGGTATTGATGGGAAATCTAAAGATAACCTGAATGCTCGATTAGATCTCAAACTTCTTAATATACGAAAAGATCTGCATCCTATTAAAGTAGgagattcttttttcttgcctCCTGCTCCTTTCACATTGAGTTCTGAAGAGAAGAAATTGTTCTGTCAAGTTCTCAAAGGAGTGAGATTTCCAGACGGTCATGCCTCTGATCTACGACACCATGTACATGTCAATGAGAAAAAGATAATTGGGCTAAAGAGCCATGACAATCATATCCTGTTGCAATACTTACTTCCCCTAGCTGTCCGCAAAGTATTACCAGAAAATGTTAGTGCAACACTGATTCGTGTTAGTAACTTCTTCAAGAAAATCTATTCTCCTGTTATTCGAATAAGTGATATGGAAAAATTAGATGCAGAAATTGCTAAAACATTAAGCCTTCTAGAGACTATGTTTCTTCCATCCTTTTTTGATATTATGGTTCACTTAATGGTACATCTTCCAACTCAAGCAAGGCTTGCTGGCCCAGTTCATTACCGGAACATGTATCCAGTAGAAAG GTTTTTAATGAGGTTAAAGGGATATGTTCGTACCAAGAGTCATCCTGAGGGATCAATTGCAGAAAGTTATGTGTTTGATGAGAGTCTTACATTTTGCTCCCGTTATTTGGAAGGATGCGAAACTAGATTCTCACGAAAAGAAGAAATGGTTCAACTGAGCCTTGTACTTCTACCCATACCATGCCATTCTTTTGCAAGAACATGGGTCGAGAACTATCTGGCAAGTTTATTGTGA